The proteins below come from a single Geobacillus thermoleovorans genomic window:
- the speE gene encoding polyamine aminopropyltransferase — translation MELWFTEKQTEHFGITARIIRTLHTEQTPFQKLDMVETAEFGNMLILDGMVMTTQKDEFVYHEMVAHVPLFTHPNPENVLVVGGGDGGVIREVLKHPSVKKATLVEIDGKVIECSKTYLPEIAGKLDDPRVEVKVDDGFMHIAKSENEYDVIMVDSTEPVGPAVNLFTKGFYAGIANALKEDGIFVAQTDNPWFKADLIRNVYRDVKEIFPITRLYTANIPTYPSGLWTFTLGSKKYDPLAVSDDRFHDIETKYYTKELHKACFVLPKFVADLTK, via the coding sequence ATGGAACTTTGGTTTACCGAAAAGCAAACGGAGCATTTTGGCATCACCGCACGCATCATCCGCACTTTACATACAGAACAGACGCCGTTCCAAAAGCTCGATATGGTCGAAACGGCGGAGTTTGGCAACATGCTCATTCTAGACGGCATGGTCATGACAACACAAAAAGACGAGTTCGTCTATCATGAAATGGTCGCCCATGTGCCGCTGTTCACCCACCCCAATCCGGAAAACGTGCTTGTCGTCGGCGGCGGCGACGGCGGCGTCATTCGTGAAGTGCTGAAGCACCCAAGCGTCAAAAAAGCGACGCTTGTCGAAATTGACGGCAAAGTGATCGAGTGCTCGAAAACCTACTTGCCGGAGATTGCCGGCAAACTCGATGATCCGCGCGTCGAAGTGAAAGTCGATGACGGGTTTATGCATATCGCCAAAAGCGAAAACGAGTATGACGTCATTATGGTTGACTCAACCGAACCGGTCGGCCCAGCGGTCAACTTGTTCACAAAAGGGTTTTACGCCGGCATCGCCAACGCGTTGAAGGAAGACGGCATTTTCGTCGCCCAAACGGACAATCCGTGGTTTAAGGCCGATTTGATTCGCAACGTATACCGCGATGTGAAAGAAATTTTCCCGATCACCCGTTTGTATACGGCGAACATTCCGACGTATCCGAGCGGGCTCTGGACGTTTACGCTCGGCTCGAAAAAATACGACCCGCTCGCTGTGAGCGACGACCGGTTCCATGACATTGAGACGAAATATTACACGAAAGAATTGCACAAAGCGTGTTTCGTCTTGCCGAAATTTGTCGCGGATTTAACGAAGTAA